In a single window of the Papaver somniferum cultivar HN1 chromosome 8, ASM357369v1, whole genome shotgun sequence genome:
- the LOC113305780 gene encoding nuclear polyadenylated RNA-binding protein 3-like: protein MNDLCVDTLDQIFSFTEELRREDGEEEIEEKDEYEEGGESDDAEEDEGDSEDGEDKDDDAEDVDEDKDADAGDNGKTANMPSTPSSKTSEENEENDGSESEGVDTETADKSREEDVEDGTSRGVECEAANKPSYEENDLNLHFFSFSISITPPSKTNKIFEDQEHYVYLDDQNVMDATQTAEQSFDEATIIAVQAISQLSPEGMLPVKENVLLLTQGEDPGTTPYTTKEEMDVILQNLSETVFVKLEKSCYKTAPPEVKEKMATMIRNDCPRFSLLSQHDPKEESSLLMVDF, encoded by the exons ATGAATGATTTATGTGTTGACACTTTGGATCAAATCTTTTCATTTACAGAGGAATTACGACGCGAGGATGGGGAGGAGGAGATTGAGGAGAAGGATGAGTACGAGGAGGGTGGCGAAAGTGATGATGCGGAGGAGGATGAAGGGGATTCGGAGGATGGGGAGGACAAGGATGATGATGCTGAGGATGTGGATGAGGACAAGGATGCTGATGCTGGGGATAACGGCAAGACTGCTAATATGCCGAG CACTCCTTCATCAAAAACTAGtgaggaaaatgaagaaaatgatggaAGTGAATCTGAAGGAGTTGATACTGAAACTGCTGACAAGTCGAG AGAAGAAGATGTGGAGGATGGAACAAGCCGAGGAGTTGAGTGTGAAGCTGCTAACAAGCCGAGCTATGAAGAAAATGATCTCAACTTACATTTCTTTTCGTTTTCCATAAgtat TACTCCTCCGTCAAAGACAAATAAAATCTTTGAAGATCAAGAACATTATGTGTACCTTGATGACCAAAATGTGATGGATGCAACTCAAACTGCTGAACAATCATTTGATGAAGCTACAATAATCGCAGTTCAAGCCATATCTCAGTTGAGTCCTGAAGGCATGCTGCCGGTTAAAGAAAATGTGCTTTTACTCACACAGGGAGAAGATCCAGGGACGACACCTTATACGACAAAGGAAGAAATGGATGTCATTTTACAGAACTTGTCTGAAACTGTGTTTGTGAAGCTTGAAAAAAGTTGTTACAAAACTGCACCACCTGAAGTGAAGGAAAAGATGGCAACCATGATCCGTAACGATTGTCCGAGATTttcattgttgagccaacatgatcCTAAAGAAGAGTcatcgttgttgatggtggatttttga